The window AACCCCCTCCTTGTGATTTTAATTTCAAAACCTCTCAACCGGTCGGGAGGTTTTGAAATTAAAATCACAAAGGGAGGCGTTATGTTGGGACATCAGCGGCTTCACTGCTACAATCTTTGCCTTGGGGTGGCAAAAAGGATGCCAGAGCTAATCGGATCATGGCCCTCGGGGTCAGGCTATCTCGTGGATCAGCTTAAAAGGGCCCTTTCGAGCGTTATACTTAATATCGCGGAGGGAAATGGCAGGAGGTCGCTAAAGGAGAGAAGGCGGTTTTTCGATATCGCGATAGGATCTGCTACCGAAGTATCCTCGATCTTTGATGTCGCCATAGCTTATGGATATATCAGCAAGCCCATCTACGAGGAGCTTCAATCCGCGCTGCTTCAGGCGGTAAGGATGCTCTACAAACTGAAGTGATCGTCAGTCGTGATCGCTAATCGCTGATCTTTAATCCGATTTTGTAGGATTTGTCTGGAGCGAAAAATATCGTTTTTCAAATCAGACTACTATTTGAATATTTATGACGACGGATAGGGAGGCGAAGTGCGCCCAGTCGACGAAAGGGGAACCCCGTCAAAATAGAAGTGAATGCAGAACCTTATTATAATTGGTTTTCAGATCTGTTTGATCGGGTCTTGATTTGTACAATTTGTCATACTCATCTGCTGAATAAAAAAAACGGAGGCGCGATAGGCGCCCCCGTTTTGTCCTTTCAGGATGGTTTTTTATTCCTCGTTTTCCCCTTCGTCCTCTCCGATGAGTATGGTTTCATTGCTGTTATTGGAATTGGTCCTGCTGCCGTAGGTGGGTGCTACCACGAGATCGTTTCCGTTTCCGCTGTCGATCACATAGTCCTCGGGTCTGAGGCTTATCTCGGTGAGATTCCAAATATTGCCCTCTGTTGTCTCCGTAATGCCATCCTCGGTGGTGCTTACGGAACTTTTAACTAATACTTGGGCCCCATCAATCCGATGGTCTATCTTTATCACCAAAGTTTTAGCCGGTCCGGATTCCTGTGGGTCAACCAGGATTATAACGGTATTCCCGTTACCATCCTTTCCTTGATATCCGTATTCGAATCCCTCCGGGGGGTTGATCGTGATCGTGCCGCTTTGTTCTTCGCCATCGACGGCGCTTATGAAGACGTGGTCCCCTTTGCCTTCGGCCTTATATCCGCCGTAGGTTGTGGGGTCATCCCCGTTATTTCCCGAGAAGACGCCGCCTTCATGGCCATTTACGTATACGTTTATTTCGCCGGCGCTCGTTCTATTGCTTTCCTCCAGATTATTCACATCCACGCCCTGCGCCCAGAGCTGATTTTTTACGCCGAGGATGATGTCATCTCCGTTACCGCCTTCTATGTTGATAATCTGGGTCTTTACAATGGCGGCCGGTATCCTGTCGAAGCTGATGATATCGTTGCCATCGCTTCCTCTGAAGTTAAGCCTTACAATCGCATCTTCGGGGTTCTCACCATGAAAACTTCCGCTGAAGAAATTTTCGAATTTTACCTTGAAGCTTTCTCCTGCCTCATTGACGAATGTTATGACCAGAGATTTTCCATCGGAGTCGATATCGCCGAACGCCATCGTGTATCCCGGAGGCATGTCGAGGTCGATCGTTCCGCCTTCGCCGTTGCCTTCGTTCGTATATATGATCGTTCCGTCCCCCGTAGTGCCCTGGTTTATCCACTGCTCCGATTCTATCCATGACGTGTTAGATGGTGCGCCTGCAGAGGCATTTTCTACGGTGATTTCGTGTTCGGTTACTCCTTCCCCCTTGTCGGTGGAAAATACCGTGTCGCTCTTTCCGCCACCGTATATCGTGTCATAGCCGGCGCCGCCGTTTATCGTGTCCTCTCCGCCATAGCGCTTGCTGTATGATCCGGCGAGCTCGTAGTGCTCGTCGCCCCATATCTGGTCGTTGTTGGCGCCGCCCGTGATCGTGTCGTTGCCGCCCCATCCAACGATCTTGGTAGAGCTCTGTGCGCCGAATATTATATCGTCACCTTCCGAGCCATGAAGGTAGAGCTGGCCTTCGGCGAGGTAGGCTTTTTTGCAGTCTATGACCACGGGCCCCTTCAGGCCGAGAGCGGATATCACTAGCGGTTCTTTTCTTACTGACCCGTCCTTTATAAGCCAGGATTTTTTGTCGCCATTTTCGTAAATAACAGTGAGTATCAGATCCTTGCCGGAGGAGGTGAGATATACCTCGCTCATGTCTTCGCCCATCTGAAAACCGTAAACTGTGGGCTTAAGGGGATTGCCGCTGTTGGGGGGGATGATCGTTCCCATGTATTCCCCGCCTTCGGCCGTTGAGGCGACCTTTGCCGCATCGTTGGCATCTTGCTTTATGCTGTCTTCCGGGATTCCGTTCCATCCGACGTTGAGCCCCTGAGGCCAGTCCCAAATTGAGTCTTCTCCCGTACCTGCTGTTCCTCCCGCACCGCCGAGGCCGTTGGTGCGTATCGCCGTAAGGGTGGCGTTGAGGGTGAGTTTCAGTTCTTCAAAGAGGGCCCTTTTCTCATCGCTGAGATATTCGCCGTATTCCTTTTCGAAGGCGTCCATCTGTTCGAGCCTTGCGAGTATTTCGCCTTCAACTCCGGAGGCGCTGGCGGATCCGCTAGATGAAGTCCCGCCCATCTGCTCTAATCCGCTGGTATCGATCGCCTTGGTTTTGATTGAATTTATCTTCATATCAACGCCTCTCTTTTACAGTTCCAGTGTCGGGTCGCTGGCCTCTTCCTCGAATGTGCTCATCTCTCCGAACATTTTCGAGAAAAACCCGTTCATTTCGTCATCCAACATGGTCTTTTCAGCCATCACATTTTCCCACGATGCCTCAAGAATGTCGCTATTTATATCGGCTTCCTTGTTGAGTTCATTCTCTATCTTTTCTTTGGCATCCCTGACCATCGTGCTTACCATCATGACCTCATCGGGAACCTGATTTCCCTTTCCCGGTGGTATGCCTCTTCCTCCCCATTCTTTTTCGCAGAAGTCGTGGAGTGAGTATATTTGTGAAGAGGTTACATCGAAAAAATCATCGTCGTAGCTGTTTTTCCATCTATCGTATTCGGCCTCTCCATTTTCGGGCTTGTCATTTGCGTGGTTGGCGGAGTTATACTCTTCTGGGTTGGATATGTATGCCTCGGTTCCCCCTATGATCTTCACGTAGGCCTTAGGATTGGACCCTTTCTCTCCGCGTTCTGCGGAGTGAAGGCTTGGAATCTGGACTATGTTGGTACAGTTGTTAGAACCTTGGGCATCTATCCACACGAGGCTGGCGTTGGTTATGGTATTGTTGCCCTTGCCGGCTACGACGATGCTGTTTCCGCCATTTGCCTCGACTACGTTGTTCCAAAAGGCGTCGCCTGGTCGCAAGTTTCGCAGATCCTCGGGAATTTGGCCTTCGGCGTATTTCGTATATTCATTGGCTCCCAGGGTCTTTATTATGTCGTTGTAATTGCTGCCCGTTATCGCGCCTCTCACGTCGTACATGATAACTCCGGTCTGGAAGCTTCTTAACGGGTCCTCTTTTGTGGGCAGCGTTGATTCTGGGACGTAGCAGTCGCTTATGCCAGTGGTGTAAAAGTCGGTAAAATTGTACCCGGTTTCGGTGTTGTCTACCCATTCATTTTTAGTGGGGTCAAATGTTTTGGCAACCTGGGATGTACCGGTGAAGGCTCCGAGCGTTTCCATAAAGGCCATATCGGCGTTTGTTTTGTCGCTGGCCGCCGGCTTTTTAATTCCGAGCTCATCGATAAGCTTTCCTTCGTCTATCTGATGACGGCAGGTCGATATGAACTGTCCTGCATCGATTTTAACCGGCCTGGTTCTCATTGAGCCATTGAGCGCTATGCTCGCCGAGGATGCCGCAGTGTAATCCCCATTCATACATTTGGCGGAGATGGCGCTTTTTTCCATTTTCCCGCCGATCCTTATCCTTGCAACTACGTCCATGCCATTTCTAAGCTCGAGGATATGGTAGTAGAGATTGTTGCCACTAAGGTCGGTTACGCCGCTGTCATGCGAGGTTAGGAATGCTTCGGTAATCTCGACCTGCATGTACTTTGAAATATTTCCAGGGACTTCCTGGTGGATTCCGCCGTCAGCGTTCCACTTGTCATAGGCTTCCATCTTTAAACTTCCATCTCCGTCCTTGATATAGCTGAAGGAGTCCCTCTTGCTTTCAGGATCCCTTTTCACCCAGATCGTCTGGGGGATTCCGATATCGACCGCAGCGCCCAGATAGTTGCCGGAAGTCTTGTCGAGTTTTGAGGGGTCGATTTCCATGCAGAGGTCGAAGTTGCCGTTCTCGCGGACGTAATTTCCCTTGCTGTCCTTGGTGATTTCTCCAGAGGCGTTGTCACTTCCGTAGACATCGGAGATATCGACCATCTTTACCGCGCTATTTTCGCTGGCGAGCATCGGCTTGTATTCGGGATCGAAAAAGGGGCACTGGATGGCCTTTTTGGTCACCGGATCGACCAGGGTTGTCGTTCCATCGTCGTTTTTCTGAACTATGTAGGATCCCGCCTGGAAGGGCTTTCCTATCCAGCCGTCATTGTTGAGATCTTTGCCGTTTACAAGCTCGTTTTTATAGTTGGCGTCGAGGGTCATTTCCATCTTCTTGGTGTTTTCGATCTCCTGATTTCCACGGCCTATCGCCGCATTCACCAATTCCATGCGTTTGCTGATAAGCGCAATTTCAGAGGCGCCGAGCGTCCCGGAGTCGAGGGCCTGCTTGTAGGAGGCCTTAAGAGTTTCCATGTCGGAGATGAATTTTTCGTATTTCGCCTTTGCAATATCCAAATAGGCAACCGCCCTTTCATCCTTGGCTAAAAGATCGTTGAGGGTAGGCGGGGCGCTTGCGAGCCAGTCCAGCGAATCGGCGCTGGGATCGGATGAAACCTGACCGTTGCTGATATCGCCGCATGTGTAGTCGTCCAAGGGGTTGGAATTCCCCGTGAAGGCGGTGGATCCGCTTCCGTCAGCCGAATATTCGCCACCAAAGGCGTTTTCAAAATAATCGATCGTCGACTGGTCCGCCTCAGCAGTTTTAGAGGCCGACTTGTTCTTATCAGCCTCTATTCGATGCGCTTTGAAAGTTCTGAGATCATTTATATGCATAGTAACCTCACAGTCTTTTTGCCGAGGCAATATATTGCAAATATCTTGCCAAAACCGGAGTTTTCCTTACCTAACTAACATATTGAAAATAAAAGAACTTTTTATAAAAAAGATATCAGACTCTATAAGCATGATCGCATCTTGTGGAGTTTAAACCAGTAAATGGGGGTAGCAGTCCTCAGTGATAAATCAGGATCATTCCTCTTCATCTTTGGCTCTGGCATCGGCTATTTCCGCGCTGTAATAGACCTTGGATAGTTCAAGCTGTTTTACGCAGTCCGCAAGGGTGTTTTTGAGCTCTGCCAAGTGGGCATGCACATCGGGGATTAGAGATGCTGGGAGCTGGCTCATATTTTCGGGTTTTAAAAGCTTTTTCGCCTCATAGATGTGCGATTCTATGACCTTTTTAAGGGCGGAATATCTTTCGACCACCGCCGACATGTTCTTGCCCTCCGTCAGCACCAAAATTTCTCTTTGAAAATTAGGTACATATGGAAGAGTGTGCTCCACGTACTGATCCGGTATCACCAGGCCGTCCAGAATTTCGGCGATTGCATCTTCCCTTGTTATCGTGGGGCCGGAGGAGGAGGCAGTTTTGCCGGATACGAGTGTTTTATACCCCTCCTGTGTCATTTTTTCATATTTATCCACCTTCATGGTCTGAATAGAACGGGCCTTTTCTCCATTCTTCTCTTCAGCCCTGTTTCGAAACTCATCCCGGTGGACAATCGAAACTTTAGTTTTTAATTCTGCGCTCATAGAAGTTCTCCAATCAGCATAGCTTTATTATTTCCTCAAGATCGGCTAGAGCCCTGTCGATTTCATCCTTTATCGGAGCAGCCTCGGATTTATTCAAATAACCTTGTAATTCTAACATCTTAAAGAGCTCCTTTTTACTTTGAAGGGAGTCGTAGAGGTCTGTT of the Myxococcales bacterium genome contains:
- a CDS encoding four helix bundle protein — its product is MLGHQRLHCYNLCLGVAKRMPELIGSWPSGSGYLVDQLKRALSSVILNIAEGNGRRSLKERRRFFDIAIGSATEVSSIFDVAIAYGYISKPIYEELQSALLQAVRMLYKLK
- a CDS encoding calcium-binding protein — translated: MKINSIKTKAIDTSGLEQMGGTSSSGSASASGVEGEILARLEQMDAFEKEYGEYLSDEKRALFEELKLTLNATLTAIRTNGLGGAGGTAGTGEDSIWDWPQGLNVGWNGIPEDSIKQDANDAAKVASTAEGGEYMGTIIPPNSGNPLKPTVYGFQMGEDMSEVYLTSSGKDLILTVIYENGDKKSWLIKDGSVRKEPLVISALGLKGPVVIDCKKAYLAEGQLYLHGSEGDDIIFGAQSSTKIVGWGGNDTITGGANNDQIWGDEHYELAGSYSKRYGGEDTINGGAGYDTIYGGGKSDTVFSTDKGEGVTEHEITVENASAGAPSNTSWIESEQWINQGTTGDGTIIYTNEGNGEGGTIDLDMPPGYTMAFGDIDSDGKSLVITFVNEAGESFKVKFENFFSGSFHGENPEDAIVRLNFRGSDGNDIISFDRIPAAIVKTQIINIEGGNGDDIILGVKNQLWAQGVDVNNLEESNRTSAGEINVYVNGHEGGVFSGNNGDDPTTYGGYKAEGKGDHVFISAVDGEEQSGTITINPPEGFEYGYQGKDGNGNTVIILVDPQESGPAKTLVIKIDHRIDGAQVLVKSSVSTTEDGITETTEGNIWNLTEISLRPEDYVIDSGNGNDLVVAPTYGSRTNSNNSNETILIGEDEGENEE